aaaacctCATCTCAAATaatggataataaaaaaagtaaatttcaaaaaaataaaaaaaggaaaaatattcgCAACATGCCACGTAATCAATCCAACTCACATCCTTATGGCACGCTCTCATCCATTAGATCGTCATCCAACAAACAATCCTAGCCATCCATCGATTTTctctccaaaaataaaaaataaaaagttaaaaacccTTGTTGCATATCCTTTTTCAACAGAATAGATCAAGAAACAGTGATTCCTTGCAAGATTTTGAAACAAAGCAGTTGTTGTTGTTAGAGCTTCTTTTGTGGGACTCACTCAGTTCACTTCGGTGAAGAGTTTGGACATTAAAGTTTCaaactttctctctcttattttgTTGGAAATTTAATGGCAGCTGAGGAGATTAATAAGCCCCCATCACTCCCTCCTTACCCTGAGGTACTTAACTTGAACAACTATTTTCCTTTCCtctgcaagaaaaaagaaagaaaagagaaggaaaagttACTGTCTTTTATTGTTGTAGCTGATCTTTAGTTCTTCATATTTCATTGCTTAGCTTTACATCActgagtttcttttttttagaatttgttgGGGTTGGTGCTTGAAATGGAAAAGATGGTCTCTGGGGAAGATGTTGCTTGAAAGGGAAAAGATGGGCTCCGGGGAAGATGTTAaagactcttttttttatttgatttagttttgttaattgagattgagtttgattattttaaagcttggtttttatatttttgctgCTATTTCTGCTTGAATTTTCGtattaaaggggaaaaaaatagaattttatgggggattcaattttctttaaattattcttcACATTTTGTTAtgcaaaaagattttttttttcaccgaTTTGGTTTATGCTTGTTAAAAATCAAAGCTTAAATTGGGTTTTCCCCTTTTTAGGcttggtttggtttttgttgACTCAGTTTATGCTACTTATGCTTAATTTTGGGTTATTGAAATATAGAgctggacttttttttttgaaaaaaacaaattccttcAAGAAACCTATTTTCTTGAAATCCtctgttgttaaaaaaaacattttaaaaaaatgactgCATTTCGCATGTTTTTATTCAGAAACTTTGGCAGTACCTTTTCCTCATGTAAAAAAACTGTTTCAGTTTGGTGTTCCTGAGATGAGTTTTAACAGCCACTGGGGTATCCTGGTTGAATCTCCAGCAGATATGTGCTTAgttatttattaagaaaattggGAACTTTGGACAAATTTAAGATAAATCCATGTTCACGCAATCCTCATCTTGCATTTTCCTTTCCAGAGTTGAGATTCAATGCATTTGAATTCATAAATTCTATACCTTCATTTTTCCAAGAAAATAGAGAAAGGGATGTCCCGACTCCCGAGTCCttgttttacattttttcttcattgattgtatttctctaaaaaaaaaagctttccaATTTCATCATATCGGTAGCATTTATACTTTTTTACCGTTGTTTTTGCAAGGAATTTCTTTTTGTAATCTTGACTGATCTTTCCTGCTGTTATCAGATGATTTTGTCAGCCATTGAAGCATTGAATGAGGCTAGTGGCTGTAACAAGACGTCAATATCGAAATACATCGAATCAAAATATGGGGACTTGCCAGCTGGCCACACTGCCCTCCTCTCACACCACCTCAATCGAATGAAGGATACCGGAGAGTTAGtattttggaaaaacaattacatgAAGCCAGATCCCAATGCTCCTCCTAGGCGTGGTCGTGGTAGGCCCCCTAAGCCGAAAGACCCATTGTCTCCGGGCTCAGACCTGCCCCCTGCCAGACCGAGGGGTCGTCCACCAAAGGATCCCAATGCACCCCCAAAGCCAGTGAAGCCAAAGGCTGCGACTGGAGGAAGTGGAAAGCCAAGAGGGAGGCCACGCAAGATGGCACGACCTACTGGAGGAATAACCACCGGAAGTGCTACAACAACCTCAGCAGCTCCAATGACGGCAGGCAGTGGAAGGCCAAGGGGTCGGCCTCCAAAGGTGAAGGCTGCAACTATGACTGAAGTGAGTGTTCAGAATTAATAATCTCCTCCCATTAATGGTAGCAGCAGTTGACGAACTCTTGTCTCAACATGTCTGTAGAATTGGTCAGTTGTGTGTGTTAGTTGTTAACTGTGGTGTGTGTTATTAGTATGGCAACATCGTGTGTATTTTTGCGCATGCAACTGTGTCGTGTCTTCTTGTATAATTGGATGATTGTATTTGTTATAATTGAGCTTTCTTGCTTTCTTGTAGTTTTCGTAGAGAAAGATGTTTATAATTGCATGTTTTTCTTGAGCCAGTATTTGATAGCGTGGTAAAAGTTATTTTCTCAGTTTTGAAAATAGTCGAATGATGTACAAAATTATGTCAGCATAGACTGACTGTGACTCCGACAATGAACTGAAATTTCAAAACCATGGACAACATGGTGTGACATCAATAACTGTTCGTGCAAGAAAGGAGCATGTTTCCATGGTATGCGATATTTCTTCTAGAGCTGTGGAAACTGGGTGTTCTTGAACTGGTTTTACGAGACTAGCACCTGACACCCTGAAGGATTTATTGTTAAAACTCATAACATGGTCAAGGCGGTTTGATCTTTCCTCCAACCGAGTATTCTGGACTCAACAAGGAACTGTGGAGAATAGGCAACTCCAATGGATTCTGACAAGAGGAGATGGATGTTGTCTCCTGGAATGGCTGTGACCTCGTACGGGGTTCTAGGTGATTTCTTTCGACAAGACTTGTCAGTACAAACCAAGTGGTCTTTGTTTCATGGTTTCTAATCTATTGGTCTGTTTGTTTGTCTTTGTTTGGTGAACATTTTGTCGCACTCCTCCATCAACGATATCTGACAGGCGACTTCATGTGGGTCAGTGATCACACACAGTAGTGAGAGAAGGGAGGGGGGGTGGGCCGTGGGGGATAGCACTGACCAGTGATAAATCTTGAGCTTGGAGACAGCGGTTTCAATTCATGTGGAGATCTGATATGGGTTTTGGCACGTCCGAGGGAACTGAGAATTTCGATCCTATTTTCAAGTCTTTGATCTATGCAGGGGCaatgaacttttatttttttactcattttgtatgtattttaattaattttataaattttaaaattaataattatataaatatttaatgttaaaaaacaaattgaagaagaGACCTGAGATGACTTTTCCTTATTACAAGGAAAGGGCTAGTACTGGCTCATTGGCCATAGGACCAGTACTTGGTTACTTATGAAACGCCCGCTTACTTTACTGCAgccaaatttcaaaaatatttggagCCAATCAGGGTTGGACCATGACCTAATTTATGTCTCTTGCTGATTGGTTAAAAGTGCTTCTTAGTCTTAGAGCTGGTTTGTTTGTGAGGTTTGCCAGGTTTGTCGGGGCATTTTTATTAGCGTAACGTatctcttaaataaatatatttttaattcaagtagtgtttaatattataatctaattatatttttgaaaaaattaaatttgtttagatTTAAATTCTATATGGTGCCTACATGACTGGGTGAGAGGTTCCCTATGAAATTCTATATcctacatcatcatcatcatcatcatggtTTTGTGTATAGTTTGTAAATCCACAGATTTTatcaagttaatattttatttaatttatctaaaaatcTGTCTCAAGTCAGGATCGTATTCCTTCCTTTTTTATACCAATATGCAAAGTCAAATCAGTACTAACGACTATGATTTTGTGAGAGATGACAGGTATTGACTcaagaacaaaagaaacaaaaaacaagatggagaagatgaagataatGCTATCCCTTTGTGTCTCTGTCGAAAGTATCAGGCTACTGTAAGTGGGACTGAGGCAGCGAGGACGGCAACAACCAGAAATGCTTTCAGGTGTAAGTCTGAAGTAGACATCTTATTGATTCATGAATCTATCTTTGCCACATTAGATTGACACACACTCTTCCACTCCCTAAAACCTTCCATGGCCGCCACCTCTCCTCGGGGAAATGACTTTTCTTTACAGGGTCAACCACTTGTACTAATTTCCACCTCCAACAAAGTCAAACCCTTTCCGATTCATATCTGTACAGAAAAATATATGGATCTGGCCTTATCTTGAAGCATGATAAGATTACTCCTGCCTTTTGCGAGTCAATTTTGGCTACTGCTTGAGTGATCCGTAGTAAGTCAATTTTGGCCACTGCTTTTAAGTGATTATTAATTTTCACACAagttttagaaagaaaagaaaagaaaagaggccCCTTTTCAAAACACGAGCCATGACAAGAGGGGATGCTCATGTCTTTGTCGAGAAATAGTTGGGAGAGTTGGTCAGCTATAAAGAAAGTGATGGTGTAAGAGGGTCTTCATAATACGTTGAACGAGACCCCAGCAGCTCTGCAACACTAGAAGCTTcaacttgaaaaagaaaaaaaaggaaaaatagttattgagcATGTATCAGTCTTAATTATTAGGGTGtgattcatataaatatattgctCGGGAATGggataaaaattgttttttaaaatgtcttttgctatatatatagcaacatcaaagtaataaaaaaaatattttaaaaaattaatttaaaactgaaaaaaatttagtttttttaaaaaacatgattgaatcatgattctaaaaatattaaagtacaaaaaacaaaaacttgttttGATAACGTAAAACCTAGCTTGAATTCTTCACTGGTTGTGAAAAAATGGATGCCAGATAATTCATTCAATTAGTTGGTCCAACTCATGTAGTTTTGGTCCGCTTAACGTGATAGTTTCAATCTAAATTAATCAGTTCTTGAGTGAAAATATTGTTGTTGTGATGATTAGCAGATGGTTAAGTTTAAGGATTTGACTCATGAGAATCAATGTTCTCACCATCCATGATGCCACTCCCTCGAAAAGagcaaatcaattttaaacccTCTAAAAATCAGAAACCGAAGCATTCTTGTGTCCAAACCTGCCCCTCACAGGGATGAATTCTCGACACCAAAACTACTGACAGCATTCAGAGCTCGGAACATGACACTTATTTGACTCAAAAGGCCATATAAGAGATGAAATGATCTTCTTCAGAGCAGCTATTGGAAACGTGAAAAGAGCCATATAACAGAAAAAAGGAGGAGAatccaagaaagaaaacataaattagaTTATACATCATAGCACACAGAATTTGCAAAGCCATAGCAGATATAGCATCAAGAAACATGGAGAATTCACTCTAAGCAACTTCATCTCCTTTTAACTAAACCCAAACTCCCTACCAAAGGCACATCAACAGGAGTTGTTTCTTTGGCCAGCTCACCGAATCCCATGAGGTTAGCCTGGATCATATCATTTATCCTTCCGTAGCCATCCAATGAAGCAACACATCTCTCTTGACCCCCTTCTCCTAGCTTCAAGATGTTGCTCATCGAGCTTGATGATTGTGATTGAACATTAAAGTCTATCAAATCCTTCAACTGATCAGCATACACCTGCGACTTCCCTACCTTATGACTACTTACATCAGAATCCATCAAGGATAAAAAATCCTTGTTTAAAACCTTAGAACCTACAGTGTTGATCCTAAACATGAGTGAAAGATGAGACAGGCTCAGGCATAAGAGCCTCTCTGAAAGCACGTAAAGCCTAGAACTAGCAATTGCGTTTCTGACGTCGAAGCAACTCCTCGGTATTAGACTCGCCAGATTGAATAGGCAATGCTTCCATGTCTTGCTGAAATGAAGGGGTCTGACGCCTTCCTGTCTGAAAAACTGGGTTAGCAACAGTGTCCAAGGTGATTGATCTTGTGGAAGACTATGAATATTATTAACACTTACATGGGGTATAACATAAGGACGAATTGCAAACCCCGTGGCTAAGCCAAACAAACATGAAAGCACCAGTCCAAGGACCCAAAATTTAACTGCTCCAAGTGctgtaaatttaaaaacacaagccTCGCTTTAAGTTCATGATAAACTGGGCCTACCATTTCCATTTAGTTCTAACAGAACCTAAAGTAAAAGATTGTACAATGTTTCAGATTCTCACCAGATTGAGAATCTAATATACAATCCTCTTGCTTAAGGTCAACCTGGCGAAGCAGTTGATTGCCATGATCTGAAATTAGTAAAGCGCATAATTGAGGAACAAAAAGCACCTCAAAATCACTGGAGAATGTTGCAGTGTTGCCTGGACCATCCTGCCGACCTGTCTGGGAATAATTACCAGCTATGGTGGTGGTCGTGCCTAAAaagacagaaaaagaaaataagcacCTGTAATTTACTTTTCTTCCAATGTACAAGCACATAGAATCCAAAATTTGATGTAAATATTTGCAATTAAAAGCACCTGAGCTGCTTATCTTTCTCACAGCATGGTTTAGTTGATCAGCTACATAAACATTCCCTCTAAGATCAACTGTGAAACTCTTTGGTTTATTGAACCGAGCCAAGCCTGGTTCTCCATCTATGTACCCTTTATCCCCACTTCCAGATAACCGTTCTACCATTACACCATCTGcaattttgataatataaataatcaagTCAATGAATCAGGTGCTATCACTAACAACCTTCTCTGAATCCACTGATTTGGTAAGAAAGCGCTCAATTCAACTACAGAGTTTAATTCTTGAatttagaaagctaagacattaGTCAACAAGTTCAATTCAGACTCTTATTTccagtaaaaaacaaatccaaccTCAAGAGGTCAGAATTTCACatgaataagaataataattaacattcaaACTTTAACCTTTGCAAAGATGGACAATACCATAAAAAAGGTTGCATCCACTTCCCAATTTACAACTTTTATCCATGGCATTCATCACTATAAGCCCGGAAAAAATGATGAAAGGGAAACCATGCTTCAATATAAaggaacaaaagagaaaaaaaaacacaaagatgaTGATGCTATAGAacacaaatgtttttacatgaaacaacaCGAACAAAAACAATAGCAGAAGTTATAATTACTTTCATTTAACTTTTTGACATTTTTTGTTTCTAACTGCCCATTCCAAACCAATCTAT
This DNA window, taken from Populus alba chromosome 17, ASM523922v2, whole genome shotgun sequence, encodes the following:
- the LOC118028830 gene encoding uncharacterized protein isoform X1, translating into MASQFFLLVFFLFNLASIHGEQIMLEDGYMVTTMMDGHKLNVNPHAVQLRSSDLVVLDSSKSVFYTLPFPISQDGVMVERLSGSGDKGYIDGEPGLARFNKPKSFTVDLRGNVYVADQLNHAVRKISSSGTTTTIAGNYSQTGRQDGPGNTATFSSDFEVLFVPQLCALLISDHGNQLLRQVDLKQEDCILDSQSALGAVKFWVLGLVLSCLFGLATGFAIRPYVIPHEGVRPLHFSKTWKHCLFNLASLIPRSCFDVRNAIASSRLYVLSERLLCLSLSHLSLMFRINTVGSKVLNKDFLSLMDSDVSSHKVGKSQVYADQLKDLIDFNVQSQSSSSMSNILKLGEGGQERCVASLDGYGRINDMIQANLMGFGELAKETTPVDVPLVGSLGLVKRR
- the LOC118028832 gene encoding HMG-Y-related protein A; the protein is MAAEEINKPPSLPPYPEMILSAIEALNEASGCNKTSISKYIESKYGDLPAGHTALLSHHLNRMKDTGELVFWKNNYMKPDPNAPPRRGRGRPPKPKDPLSPGSDLPPARPRGRPPKDPNAPPKPVKPKAATGGSGKPRGRPRKMARPTGGITTGSATTTSAAPMTAGSGRPRGRPPKVKAATMTEVSVQN
- the LOC118028830 gene encoding uncharacterized protein isoform X2; amino-acid sequence: MASQFFLLVFFLFNLASIHGEQIMLEDGYMVTTMMDGHKLNVNPHAVQLRSSDLVVLDSSKSVFYTLPFPISQDGVMVERLSGSGDKGYIDGEPGLARFNKPKSFTVDLRGNVYVADQLNHAVRKISSSGTTTTIAGNYSQTGRQDGPGNTATFSSDFEVLFVPQLCALLISDHGNQLLRQVDLKQEDCILDSQSALGAVKFWVLGLVLSCLFGLATGFAIRPYVIPHTGRRQTPSFQQDMEALPIQSGESNTEELLRRQKRNC